The nucleotide sequence ATTATTGGTAAAGGTCTGCCATGACTGTCCACCATTGGTGCTGACCTTGACCTTTACACAGAAGGTACTGTTCACATCCAGATTTAAGACTAATTCTTTGTTGTCACCAGAAAACTCTGGTGTTTCCTTAATAAATGGGAATGTATaacctgaaataaaaaataaaatataggctATACTGAGCATATCTATTTACATGGCAACCTTTCTGTTTATCCATAGtacaaaatattattatacatttgtgtataaagctaaatttatattttttgtgttcatctttattatgaaaaaaatatccaaaGTGTCAACTTTattaattctatcttattcaagATTTGCAGGTATTTTTCACTCCCTTCTTTGTTTATTCATATTGAAAATGtatgtaaatgtttattttttcaagcaAAGCTTATAACTTAATAATCGAAATTTGGCAACACCAGGAATTGCAGCagtttatttaattatttcaCATGAAGCATGACAATGGATACAGAAAATAATGATAgataataaagaagatatctaATTGTTAACACTTTCTAAAATATTCAAAAGGGGAGATTACTCACCATTAGTTGTAATTGTGATAGAATCTGACAAGTCTCCTTCTCCTAGCTCGTTATATCCACAAACTTGGAAAACATAGGCTGTACTGGGTAACAGATCTGAAAAGTAGAAATCAATTCTATAATATGCTTCATTCATTAACAATATATTTTCTGAatgaataacaatttaattttaaattcagtTTCAACATTCTATGTTTCCAATTGTGAGGGGCTTTGGGGAACAACAATTCAAACAGATACTTgcaaaactaataaataaaatcaGATGGTACTGTTTGGCATAATGAACAATATGTTTGTCTTCACTCTTTTGTATCAAATATAGTTTTCATAATCAAATAAATTCatgaattaaatttaaatattttacactaaaggggagataactcgtTTGCAATCTATGCTGTAACCAATACAGTCAACTTTTACTCACTGGAAACAGTAAATTCTGTAGCATTATCAGGCATAACTCTAATTGATTGGTCCCCTGCATTGGGAGGGTTACTTTTGTACTTCACAACAAATGCTTGGTATGACCCTCCATTAAAACCAGGAGTCCATCGTAATGTTACTTTGTCCCATGACCTTTTTGGACTTGACAAGCTTGTAGGTGCTTCTGGTTTAcctgaaaacaataaaattacttTCTTTAAGTATGATTTATCAATATCAATAAATTAAGAATGTTTTTGATataaagaatattaaaaaaaaattgttttaactgaTATGCATTTAGACACAGTTAAAATAGTTGTTCaagcttttatttatttttctacattacaaatatgttttcttaggatgattatatatttatttaggctttttataaatttatcttttttctttattatataactatttttgttgaattacattacatcctgctttttttttctcatttaatcAGATGTAAATTTCCATCACCACTTTAAACTTGACCAGGTTAAGGAGTTTTACATGTAATCAAATGATCAAAATAATACTCAccaattatatataaattgatgTAAAATTGCCGAAATCCTCTGTTTACATGACTGACAAGTTACGACAGCGAACCAAAGAAAGGTAAATTTTTTACAAGATGCACTAAACCCATGCACATGAGGGTAAATTAAATGTTATCTGTATACATTGTTATCTTTCTCACTGCTGATCTCAGCTTCAAGCAAAGGAATAAAAGCTCTAAGAATTCTTGAATAAATTTAGCAGGAATGCTGTAAAGATGTGGATATAAGACAATGGAAATTTAAGCATGCTGAGAAAAAGGGAAAAAATGCAAAAGTTGGaaaaatactgaataaaataaaagatttcaaaacagaAGATAGTATTAAAAGTGTTCATGCTTAGCTTTTCTCATCTACAAAAAAAGTCTGTTCTGTCAACAAAATAAAAACCTTTATTCATTGATGGATAACATCTTATGTTATTCCTATCAAAACTTGCCAGAATAATTTATTGTTGTGAATTCAAAAGCTATTCCAAAACAATCCATTGTGTATCAACAGGAccaacaatgaaaacaaaaggaACCATATGAACAATGTTtgttcaaaatattaatttttatatcacAGTTATGTTACAGTAAACAGTTctcaataacaaaaacaaaaaaagagaaaaagcaCACTCTCGTTTTCTTATGGCAAAATCGACAGACTATGTCCCTCCTGATTTTTCAAAAAATCTATTCTAGTAATTACAATAAAGAGAAGCTTCGATGTCTAATATCTAGAATAGCAGCTgaaaacagaaacatttaaattGAAATGACCAACTTACTTTTGACTGTTAAAGTGATGGTTTTAGTTGTTTTCCCAAACTGATTGGACATCTCACAAGTATAAGGTCCGAAATCTTGACCAACGATTCTATCTATCTGTAGAATGCTTTCAGATCTCGTTACACTTATAACTTTGGTTTGGTGAATTGTAAGTCTCCCTCCAGAGCTAATCACAGCATTGTTTCTCTTCCAGACAAAGTTTGGTACAGGATATCCCTCTCCAAAACATTTTAACTGAGCTGTACCCCCAGCAATGGATGCTTCCTTCTCATCTGGAGTTATGGTTGGTGgaactataaaataacaaaaaatttgtgaAGTTATGGTTGGCGGTAACATACAATATTCAAGGACTTTGTCAAGTTATGGTTGGGGGAGGAGGGGGGTGTAAAGAAGATACAAAATATCTCACTTCCGATTGATTTAcagttaaaattatttgatgCATTGGTGGTTCCTATTTTGACCTATTCCTCGGAAATatgggggtttgaaaataaaaataatactgaaaaattaCATCTACAGTTTTGTAAGCGCAGTTTGGGAGTGCAATCATCTACGCCAAATTTTATGGTGTATGGGGAACTTTGAAGAATACCACGTGATCTGCAGATCAAGTTAATGGTATGTTTTTGGCACAAGCTagcaacaaatgataaaaaaactatGGGGTAAACTGTATGAGTTACTTTGGTACATGCATGAGCATGAAGGTTATAATTTCAAGAGGTTTAACTATGTAAAATCTGTGTTTAATGACTGTGGCTTTTGTAAACTATATAATATTCCGAAGCAAGTTgattttaattatattaaaattaatgtAAGGCAGCTTCTCCAGGACCAGTTAATTCAAAAGTGGTTCTCTGATATAAACAACTCATCAAGGGGGGGATTTTATTTACACTTTAAAGAAGAGTTTTGCTTAGAACCATATCTGTTAAAATTAAGGCAGGGTGATagagtaaatatatgtaaattaaggGTATGTAATACAAAGTTTCCCATCGAAACAAGAAGATGGGGAAATGTACCATGAAATGAGATAGCTTATCCTCTTTGTAAAGCTGGTCTTGGGAATGTATACcactatatatatgtaaatgtaccaATTGTGAAGTTAAGGATTTAAGGGGGAAGTTCATACctccatattatttaaaatattcaaatgaaaaaaaagtacttGGTATGCTTAAATAACAATGTGGgggcgtggggtatgtgagcatCCTCACAACAGTTCATTCATTTTACTTGAAAGGAAAAAGATATATTGAATGTCAGGTATGCTTGATACTTTAGAGCAGATTCATAGAATTAATGTTAAGTTAACATGTGTCCCATGGATATGTGTTTCCATGTAACAACAACCCTGAATCCACCATTGAAGTGTTATACTTACAGTATATAAATAGTTGTGTGGTATGATTAATGTTAGATGTGGTTTCTTTACAAGTATAACTAGCTACATCAGAGATCTGTGGAGTTGTTGTGCCAACACGATCACTTCCTACAAATAACAACAATATAGATAATCAAGTTATATTCCCAAACTAACAATGGCAGAATCATATGTTTATCTCATtgttgggtagttgtctcattggcaagtatACCAAATCTTGTTAATTTATATTACCAGGaaattatttttgatgaaaagtAAAGATTTCTTATCATTTAAACTGCAAACATTCAAATGCATGGCTTTTATATACAATACAAGAGTAGGTAAACTAGAATCTGAGAATAAACTTTTGAACTTTTGCCTTCCCCTGCTGGAAGGAAACATTGTACTATGAcctaatttaatagaaaaataaaatcaacattgAAAAGGAAacctttatttcaaaaatattgaaagaTAATATCATATCCTTGTAATACAATGATATGCAATTATTGGTAATCAAATgagaaagaaaatttaaaacttccTACAAAGGTTCCTTATCATGTCTTGAGCAGGAAAAGAACAACAAAGCTCATTTTACACATGCATAAATATTTTCCTTAAATCTATTGTAAAGGGAAGTAATCCATGAACTTTCTGCAACTTAAATTCCCCAATTATAAATTATAAGAATATTACCTCATTATAAACTATATGAATATTACCTTGTAAATAAACTTGACTAGTGACAAGGAAACTGAACGTGTCGACAGGTAGAACAGTGGTAGTTAATCTATATAATTTCCCCGACGTATCCAAAGGTTTGCCGTTTTTATACCACTGAATCAATGGTTCTGGACGTCCTCTTACTTTACACTGTAACCAATAACCTGTTCTGTTGTTGTATATTGTATCTTTATCTTTATGAACACCTACATATGTTGgtttttctgaaagaaaaatacattaaatattaaaattattaatccttgaaaaattgtttaaattcaatGTTATAGCTaatcaatgggagataactccattttatttcagaaaagaaaaagattcaagattttaaaacaaacatcaaacattgcaaattaacatgtttttttttagtttatatattcattaaaacaATGAATACATATATGTGGAGACAGGAGAGATTAAAATACTTAATAAATTACATTTACCAAAACAAAGTGTTCAAACTTTATTTCTAGAATTATAAGGAATGAATAAAATACTGTGAATTAGAATTACTATGATTATATTACAAATACTCACCATTGACAACCACAGGGACTGTACTTGAACCTCCCCTCCCCATCATGTTTTTAGGTGTACAGGAATAGTTGCCATTATCTTGTAACGTAACTCCATTAATTATCAGTCGTGAGGTTTCTGTTGCCAATAACTGGTTGGTTTCGACTTTTCTCCATTCATATGTTGGTGCTGGATAGCCTTAAAATTAAAATTGCCAAATTTCATTATAGCCTGACActtgaaaaaaatttcaaaagaattaaGCATACATGAAATATTCAGAGAAATGTAGAAAACGTAATCATCTGAAATAGCCAAGGATCTGGATCAACTAATACAAATAATGCTAAATGTTTATTTTTGGTTAATGTTAATATGCATTGATAGTTTCAAAAGTGCATTTCAATCAATGATTCCTGAACTTTTTGGTATCTGTTAATAAACTTTGTACAACATAGTCTTTAGTGGTGCCCAAATTGGCCATCAAGAACCTGCTTGTGTGCTGACTATGATTTGATGAATAATTTTAATGAGCAGTTGATTATCCTTGAATATCAATGTTACATTGATGCATCATTCTGTTTCTAATTACATATTATAATTACCTGGATCACTAACAGTGTATCTAATTACATATTATAATTACCTGGATCACTAACAGAGCAGGTAAGAGTCAGAGAATTTCCTACAAAAACAGGTGAAACTGGGGCAATGTTAGAACTGCCAGgggaatctgaaaaaaaataatatatcatgtatttatttCTGTATGAAAAACTGTCTCTAACTCAATAACACAAAACATGTCTATAATATGCTCATAACTGACAGATGATAaaaatgaaatgttcattaagtcctgtggcaaatattgcatgcatgtaAAGATCAAGGGGTCTGTCCCAAGCCAGTGATAAGTGGAAAAAATAggtgaaaaataaacaacacctGCACAATTGAAACTAAAGTTGCTTTCAACAAATTATCAGTATTTCTAAACTATAGTTTTACATTCTAAAAAGATGATAGAATTCAAGACTCTTCTCTTTCCTGATTATTTTGATAACTTACATCTAACATAGAGATATGTATATTTAATTCTTTCTTCAATACGTTCAGAATCTCCTGAAGGTCGCATAGCATTCTTGGAGATACATGAGTAGTTGCCCTTGTGTGAACGTTTGATATTGTCAATAGTTAATCGGTTGTTGTTTGATTGGATACTGTTGTCGGTCTTCTGCCATCTTGTATAAAAGGGGGCGGGATAAGCATCCACGTTACATGTGATATCTAATGTCGCTGATTCATTTACTTCGTAAACTTCTGGTATTGTAATGACTGGaggatctgaaaaaaaataatctatatttatttctGGCATATCTAACAGTCAGTTGGGATTTTTGTCCCTTATTGAGGTGAACTACTCAACCTGTTCAATcagtgtcttttaaaaaaaaaattaaattctctttagaaaaatattaaaataagagaaaatcaaatcaaataaagaaaagaacaatttttcaaaacaaaaaaaaactattgatcCCCTTAGGCCTAGCTAAATCATAAGTTTATCATGGTATTatagagttgtctccctttgatcATAATCCCAatgctttttttaaaaacttttctgCTTAATTCCAACACAGCTTAATAAATTTTTTCCTggtttgaaaagtattttttcttctaaatgttgttcctttctttcttttttcgtGTTTGCTGTTATATTCTAAATTAATAAACAATATCCTTCCCAGATCCCATATCAGAGTCAGCCATGTCAATTCTCTTCTCTCTTTAAATATAGTACTTACATAAAACATTGACTGTTGCTGTGTCTGTAGCTGGTTTAGTGACGCCATTTATTGAATTTGAAGATGAACATGAGTATGATCCACTGTCAGTTTTACTGGCCGGTGAAAAATCTATGCGGGAATTTGTGgctaaaaaaaatgacagaagaTTAATCATTATGTAAAAAGGCAagttcaaagcaaaaaaaaacttcACACCTTATTCTTAAATCTAGCTGAtctaatgctttttttttatcatgacaaTGTAATTCAAACTTCAAATGATTTAAGAACAAAAGTAACATCCATTCAGATTTTTTACATTTAGTTTCAATGGTAAAATCTCTCTTTTGTTTTtagtgttgttgggttgctttgTCACTGACCTACACTCAAGTAAGATCTTCTTTCATTTCATGTTATAGGAAACATGGTTTTGAGCATTGTTCAGATTGTTTATTGTTGGGTTCTGTCAGTTATCCTACAAAAGACCATTTTACTACACAAATGCAAATATTCCATTCTGGTGTTCTTTTAATCGAacaaatttttatagatttttaatgCATCCAATGTTAAAATGAAGGTTTAGGATAATATACAttgttgaaaatataaaactTGATTGTATTTGTTATGAAACAGCAGAGGAGCTCAGTTAGTCTGATAATTTCTCAAATCTGTGTccaaaaagttcaattttttacaACTTTAACCTGTATACAACAACTTTGTGTGCTCCTTTACACTTATATTTTTAATCGGAAATCAGAAATGGTAACAAATGTATAAGCATTACACCAAGGGGGGGATTGAATAATTTGTGTTCTGTTTTCTTACTTTGAAGAGGTTGTCCATCTTTGGTCCATGAAATAGAATTGACTGGTGGGTTTGCACTAACATTACATGTCAGTGATCCTGCACTTCCTAACTCTAATGATAAATCTTTATATGGTTTAAATGTTATTCTCGGatgatctacaaaaaaaaacagagttatctttctttgttcattCCAATGTTGGACTATTCATGTTGAGCACAAAAACATTGTTaggaaaataatgtttttgtgcCCTCAAACATTTGATATTTATTGCTATTTGAACTCATTTGTACTTGCTGAAGATTATTCTTGGAACAAGTGCCATGCTTGCAGATTTAAAAAttaagcttttttttatttttctatttaaaggAATAAAGGCTTTTAAAACACCCAATTTTGTTCCTTAAAAAAACTGCTCTTATGATCtcttttaaattcatataataaGAAATTGAAGAAAATTATTGAACTTGAACTTTTTCCTCCTGTTTCCTTTTGTGAAAAGTTTGTGTGAGCCAAGAAACAACATTATTATTATGAGAATCTTCGTCATAGCTAATATCAAATGTTTTTTGTGTAAGCACATACTTTTTTTACTCCCAAAAAAACCCACTTCTTGTTGATTTTCATGAGTATCAATTTTTGTATATTGAGGGAAATTGGTACTTTCCTGGATATTTGATTTCCTGGTtttaattgaacatttaaattcatggttaacATTTACccacaaaatcaatgaaaaaaacacacaaataaaaatgACCAACAGTTTATAAAACTTTTCAATGCTTTTGATGATTCTTTTTTGACAGCATGACATTTTAGcagtaatgttgtcatttaaaaatatagatagagtaaaaaaagttcaaaatactTGAAATGTCCCCATTTATAATATAATCTGTGGACTGTTGCTTATAGAAATATAATTCATTTCTAAATACTTACAAAGCACCGATATTTGTGTTGATGTGGAAAACGGATTATTCTGATTAACAGAGTTTCTGACACTACATGAATAAGGTGCTAAATGATCACTATAATCCAAATGAACAGTTAATTGACTAGACGATAATCCGTTTGGGACTTTTGTTACTATAATGTTTGAATTGAGCACTAATCCATTTTTGGTCCACGTAAACTCAGGAGGTGGATTGCCTCCCGAAGACGAACAAGTTAATGACACAACATCATTTTCCACTTTTTGTGGTCGAGTGTCATTGATTGAAATACTTGGCTGGCCAGGAGCcactgaaaaagaaaataaacatatcaGAATTAGAGAATATATTTTTTAGTACCTTTTCATATTAAAATCTTGAGTTGTCTCCCTTACAacacaattttgtttttcatcaatAAAATATTCACTGTTAATGGTTTCTCTGTAAATTAAGAAACTCTCCCAATAAAATAATTAGTCATTGTAAACTCTTTTTCATCAATACATAACAAAAACAGTCATATGTGTTGTTTATGCCTGTTCCTATTCAGGATCATGTTATTTAGTGGTTGGTGTATGttgctaaaatatttgttttttgtttgttgtttagtACATAAATCCGGCTGTTAGTATTCTGATATTATTGTTTGACATTCACCATTTCAGTCCTTTTATAGGTTAATATGCGATATTGGtattgctcactgttgaaggctgtAACAGTGATATATGGTACTTAACTACTAAGTCATTTAGTATCTGATGGGGCGTTTTCTCATGGTCAATTATATTCCATCTTCCTATATTATTATAGATCAGTCATTGTTTCAATACAGCACAGTAAATCTTTTAAGGGATAATACAAAGTAATATTTTGTATGTTACACTACAAGACAGATACTAACCTAAAACAGTGAGATGAACAGTCACAGCTTTCTGCGAGTCTGGCTGTATATTTTGAATGTTACAGGTATAATCATCATCGTCACTTTTTTGCAGATTAGTTATCTGCAGGTTAAATTTAGAAGCTACTGGTACAGTAATACGGGTATCACTTGATACTACACTGGTTCCCACTGCAAGTGTGTTACCATTTTTATTCCATGTAACAAAACCAGGATCACCCGTAACTTTACATGTTAATGTGACTGTACTACCGACCGGTGCCGAGACATCGGTTGGTCTCTGTTCCCATGATGCTCCTATCACGACTGAAACAGACAGAAAGTTTATTATATCATACAATACATTTTGTACtcacattttatataaatatcatgACTGAAACAGATAGTAGGTATATCATACTATAGAACTCATGTTTTATGTAAAcctacaattaacatgtaccctAATATATGTAGtacatattattgatattattatgcatttttatatgatattttgctACAGACTTTGCTTTTTGTTGGTAACAATTCTTTCTAAAGCTACTATATATTTAATATGTTCCTATAATGTATGAATATTGTCTATGTAAATGAAATTTGGGATTTATTATCCCAAGAATATTATATTCACAGAGGCCGAAGGCCAAGGcttatataatattttcttgGTTGAAAAACTTTGTATTTACCTTATTAATAGTAAGTTATTAATTGTTCCATTAGGTGACACATGCATTTTTCAAATTAGTTTTATGCTTTAATGAGCTTTCATCATGCAGTTTTCGTAGATTTTAGTGTATGCTAGGCTTTAGAACATTTTGTTGCTAATGCTTTGCAGTGTACAAGGTAAATACAATGTTTTAACAGGAGAAATAAAAGTCAAATCTTAAGTTGTATGATAGGTCTTGTATTGTGTGTATTTATAGTCTCAATAAATGACCAGTAACTGTCCCCAAATCTAAAAGCAGATCATTCGAacaattgaataaaatcataTCAGTACAGATTCATGTTATTGAATACCAACAACGTGTACCAAAATATAAACTTTTcgaatttttaataatttatatacatgtagatttaagTTAATCAAATACAACACTTTTTAAGGTCCAAATCACTCTGAATTATGACACTTTAAACTTGCATAACCCCACCTGGTGTTCAGTATCTTATCTAATGCTAACTTTTATCTCTTTATAAGGCCATTGTCAACACACTATATTGATTGTATTATCATGTAGAGGGCGACAATACTCTCAGAAACTTCCTTTTGTAGAGAGCTGTCCAGAGGAAATATCGTTAAAAATAACAGCAGGGGATTACCTAGATGACTCATTAAAGGCTCCTCTTTATGGCTTTTTTTAACAGGGTAGTTTGCCATAATCACCACTAGTTTTTTCACAGTTAGCCCCACCCTTATATATCGTGACGTTACTGATTTTCTACAGtcttttgttgtttatttacttttcaaGAGTAAAACTTTGAAAGGAAATCATTAAAACTGATCAAAGACCAGATGACcaataactttgaaattttcacaaGGTTATTACTTATACTAGTGAAAACAAAATTGATCAGAAATATTATGAGTTCAATAAAAATCCTTGCAAAACATCATGTTCATAAAAAGACACACcttcattaacatgattaagaaaagAGCTTAATGACAATAACAACTGAAATAGGAGAAACTTTCATTAAGAAAACAGAAATGGATTATATGTGTCAAATATACGATTCTATTTTTAAGGGAAATTCCTATAAAACTGTGATTCTCCTCATTTTACATTGAAGAAATAAGAAAAGCAACATTACATGCTAGGTTCTCTTCAAAATTATAAACGAAaacaatacattttgtactacAAGTACTTTTATAAGCTATTGCCATTAATTAACTTATTTAATTCAATTGAATATCTATTAAAAATCATTGTTCCAATCTATTTCAGCTTCTTTCAGAAAATCTACATAAAGAATGTAATTAATTTGAGTGAACCAGTTTAATGGGAATATTTCAATTAAACTTTCTTCCTTGACACCTGAACATAAGCTAAAAAACACATGTCTACAAAACATACATCATTGTCGTCTGATGTGTCCACTAACAGGCTTGACACTGACCCTTACTCTGACCGCTACAATAGAGGCTACTATTATAAACCACTCGGTCATTTGTAATACACGTACTGTATGGTCTTATCACGATTTCATTACTGTCAGAAATCTGAATCATACAGAGTAATTCACTCGATATATTTAATTCCTGCAAACATCAATAAGTTTGTAGGAATTGTTCggtcaaaatattttgaattatctgAATTTTTAGCTTAATCATAATAAGCAAATTCCAAAGACAAGGATTTGAATTAAAACGAAAATAGTAGATTTtaaatataactagaggctctaaagagcctgtgtcgctcaccttggtctatgtgcatattaaacaaaggacacaaatggattcatgacaaaattgtattttggtgatggtgatgtgtttgaagttcttactttactgaacgattttgcttcttacaattatatctatcatgaactttgcccattagtaacagagaactatatttggtaaaaatttacataaatttaccaaattaatgaaaattgttaaaaattgactataaagggcaataactccttaagg is from Mytilus galloprovincialis chromosome 6, xbMytGall1.hap1.1, whole genome shotgun sequence and encodes:
- the LOC143080860 gene encoding hemicentin-1-like isoform X5; translated protein: MWISILRLLLLLLHILEVVIGASWEQRPTDVSAPVGSTVTLTCKVTGDPGFVTWNKNGNTLAVGTSVVSSDTRITVPVASKFNLQITNLQKSDDDDYTCNIQNIQPDSQKAVTVHLTVLVAPGQPSISINDTRPQKVENDVVSLTCSSSGGNPPPEFTWTKNGLVLNSNIIVTKVPNGLSSSQLTVHLDYSDHLAPYSCSVRNSVNQNNPFSTSTQISVLYHPRITFKPYKDLSLELGSAGSLTCNVSANPPVNSISWTKDGQPLQTTNSRIDFSPASKTDSGSYSCSSSNSINGVTKPATDTATVNVLYPPVITIPEVYEVNESATLDITCNVDAYPAPFYTRWQKTDNSIQSNNNRLTIDNIKRSHKGNYSCISKNAMRPSGDSERIEERIKYTYLYVRYSPGSSNIAPVSPVFVGNSLTLTCSVSDPGYPAPTYEWRKVETNQLLATETSRLIINGVTLQDNGNYSCTPKNMMGRGGSSTVPVVVNEKPTYVGVHKDKDTIYNNRTGYWLQCKVRGRPEPLIQWYKNGKPLDTSGKLYRLTTTVLPVDTFSFLVTSQVYLQGSDRVGTTTPQISDVASYTCKETTSNINHTTQLFIYFPPTITPDEKEASIAGGTAQLKCFGEGYPVPNFVWKRNNAVISSGGRLTIHQTKVISVTRSESILQIDRIVGQDFGPYTCEMSNQFGKTTKTITLTVKSKPEAPTSLSSPKRSWDKVTLRWTPGFNGGSYQAFVVKYKSNPPNAGDQSIRVMPDNATEFTVSNLLPSTAYVFQVCGYNELGEGDLSDSITITTNGYTFPFIKETPEFSGDNKELVLNLDVNSTFCVKVKVSTNGGQSWQTFTNNDLECFDANVAKMIVTTNGVDRMNVSLCLVERMDVCGQPVSVRISSSSTPDLTETEVIIIGCVCAAILVALLTVLVCIICRRRNLAKQLPPQTSPNIAANGHTNIPPQKPPRGYDNTGIQGLDLVQTHGEHAGVSYINPSYSHDDYSEMNRNGYPPFPRHNGNVPIDHDSSYDPEYENEMNRLNANKSNYFNEKQGDISFTGSPRSPIKDKQYIDMSSEHRKGDLINGQESGYNTPDNPKPPKKVIYEVVV
- the LOC143080860 gene encoding hemicentin-1-like isoform X6; its protein translation is MWISILRLLLLLLHILEVVIGASWEQRPTDVSAPVGSTVTLTCKVTGDPGFVTWNKNGNTLAVGTSVVSSDTRITVPVASKFNLQITNLQKSDDDDYTCNIQNIQPDSQKAVTVHLTVLVAPGQPSISINDTRPQKVENDVVSLTCSSSGGNPPPEFTWTKNGLVLNSNIIVTKVPNGLSSSQLTVHLDYSDHLAPYSCSVRNSVNQNNPFSTSTQISVLYHPRITFKPYKDLSLELGSAGSLTCNVSANPPVNSISWTKDGQPLQTTNSRIDFSPASKTDSGSYSCSSSNSINGVTKPATDTATVNVLYPPVITIPEVYEVNESATLDITCNVDAYPAPFYTRWQKTDNSIQSNNNRLTIDNIKRSHKGNYSCISKNAMRPSGDSERIEERIKYTYLYVRYSPGSSNIAPVSPVFVGNSLTLTCSVSDPGYPAPTYEWRKVETNQLLATETSRLIINGVTLQDNGNYSCTPKNMMGRGGSSTVPVVVNEKPTYVGVHKDKDTIYNNRTGYWLQCKVRGRPEPLIQWYKNGKPLDTSGKLYRLTTTVLPVDTFSFLVTSQVYLQGSDRVGTTTPQISDVASYTCKETTSNINHTTQLFIYFPPTITPDEKEASIAGGTAQLKCFGEGYPVPNFVWKRNNAVISSGGRLTIHQTKVISVTRSESILQIDRIVGQDFGPYTCEMSNQFGKTTKTITLTVKSKPEAPTSLSSPKRSWDKVTLRWTPGFNGGSYQAFVVKYKSNPPNAGDQSIRVMPDNATEFTVSNLLPSTAYVFQVCGYNELGEGDLSDSITITTNGYTFPFIKETPEFSGDNKELVLNLDVNSTFCVKVKVSTNGGQSWQTFTNNDLECFDANVAKMIVTTNGVDRMNVSLCLVERMDVCGQPVSVRISSSSTPDLTETEVIIIGCVCAAILVALLTVLVCIICRRRNLAKQLPPQTRHSVRFATNDKYQTVAFEYLRSPNIAANGHTNIPPQKPPRGYDNTDSEMNRNGYPPFPRHNGNVPIDHDSSYDPEYENEMNRLNANKSNYFNEKQGDISFTGSPRSPIKDKQYIDMSSEHRKGDLINGQESGYNTPDNPKPPKKVIYEVVV
- the LOC143080860 gene encoding hemicentin-1-like isoform X7; its protein translation is MWISILRLLLLLLHILEVVIGASWEQRPTDVSAPVGSTVTLTCKVTGDPGFVTWNKNGNTLAVGTSVVSSDTRITVPVASKFNLQITNLQKSDDDDYTCNIQNIQPDSQKAVTVHLTVLVAPGQPSISINDTRPQKVENDVVSLTCSSSGGNPPPEFTWTKNGLVLNSNIIVTKVPNGLSSSQLTVHLDYSDHLAPYSCSVRNSVNQNNPFSTSTQISVLYHPRITFKPYKDLSLELGSAGSLTCNVSANPPVNSISWTKDGQPLQTTNSRIDFSPASKTDSGSYSCSSSNSINGVTKPATDTATVNVLYPPVITIPEVYEVNESATLDITCNVDAYPAPFYTRWQKTDNSIQSNNNRLTIDNIKRSHKGNYSCISKNAMRPSGDSERIEERIKYTYLYVRYSPGSSNIAPVSPVFVGNSLTLTCSVSDPGYPAPTYEWRKVETNQLLATETSRLIINGVTLQDNGNYSCTPKNMMGRGGSSTVPVVVNEKPTYVGVHKDKDTIYNNRTGYWLQCKVRGRPEPLIQWYKNGKPLDTSGKLYRLTTTVLPVDTFSFLVTSQVYLQGSDRVGTTTPQISDVASYTCKETTSNINHTTQLFIYFPPTITPDEKEASIAGGTAQLKCFGEGYPVPNFVWKRNNAVISSGGRLTIHQTKVISVTRSESILQIDRIVGQDFGPYTCEMSNQFGKTTKTITLTVKSKPEAPTSLSSPKRSWDKVTLRWTPGFNGGSYQAFVVKYKSNPPNAGDQSIRVMPDNATEFTVSNLLPSTAYVFQVCGYNELGEGDLSDSITITTNGYTFPFIKETPEFSGDNKELVLNLDVNSTFCVKVKVSTNGGQSWQTFTNNDLECFDANVAKMIVTTNGVDRMNVSLCLVERMDVCGQPVSVRISSSSTPDLTETEVIIIGCVCAAILVALLTVLVCIICRRRNLAKQLPPQTSPNIAANGHTNIPPQKPPRGYDNTDSEMNRNGYPPFPRHNGNVPIDHDSSYDPEYENEMNRLNANQVPRFGSDFEEQDKSNYFNEKQGDISFTGSPRSPIKDKQYIDMSSEHRKGDLINGQESGYNTPDNPKPPKKVIYEVVV